The following coding sequences are from one Aeromicrobium duanguangcaii window:
- the serB gene encoding phosphoserine phosphatase SerB, protein MSTPAAEHVPTLHLTAPTVLVTFSGPDRSGVSTRVFSALDDHGVEVIDVEQLVVRGRLVLSVLVTTPEDLPRFESDMTRVGAELGLEVESVHGTGDNRPRRVGRSQVVVLGAPLMPDALAALTEGINQLGGNIDRIVRMARYPVTAIRMEVSGADPDALQSELAAIGHRYGTDVAVQEHGILRHAQRLVVMDVDSTLIQGEVIEMLAAHAGCEEAVAEVTERAMRGELDFSESLHERVAQLRGVPESALDEVYGGLEYTPGARTMIRTLKRLGYRFALVSGGFTQIIERIAADLDIDYFAANELEVRDGELTGRVVGRVVDRAGKADALRSFAGQAGINVRNTVAIGDGANDLDMLAAAGLGIAFNAKPLVRDQAQTSVNVPYLDAIVYLMGITREEVEAADAADGTAST, encoded by the coding sequence ATGAGCACGCCGGCTGCCGAACACGTCCCCACCCTGCATCTGACCGCCCCGACGGTGCTGGTCACCTTCAGCGGTCCCGACCGCTCCGGCGTGTCCACCCGGGTCTTCTCCGCGCTGGACGATCACGGGGTCGAGGTCATCGACGTCGAGCAGCTCGTGGTCCGCGGCCGGCTGGTCCTGAGCGTGCTGGTCACCACCCCCGAGGACCTCCCCCGGTTCGAGTCCGACATGACGCGCGTGGGCGCCGAGCTCGGCCTCGAGGTGGAGTCGGTCCACGGCACCGGCGACAACCGGCCCCGCCGCGTGGGTCGGTCGCAGGTCGTCGTGCTGGGCGCTCCGCTGATGCCCGACGCGCTGGCCGCCCTGACCGAGGGCATCAACCAGCTCGGCGGCAACATCGACCGCATCGTGCGGATGGCCCGCTACCCCGTCACCGCGATCCGGATGGAGGTCTCGGGCGCCGATCCCGACGCGCTGCAGTCCGAGCTCGCGGCGATCGGGCACCGGTACGGCACCGACGTGGCCGTGCAGGAGCACGGGATCCTGCGCCACGCGCAGCGCCTGGTCGTGATGGATGTGGACTCGACCCTGATCCAGGGCGAGGTCATCGAGATGCTCGCGGCGCACGCCGGCTGCGAGGAGGCCGTCGCCGAGGTCACCGAGCGCGCGATGCGCGGCGAGCTGGACTTCTCCGAGTCCCTGCACGAGCGCGTGGCCCAGTTGCGCGGCGTGCCCGAGTCCGCCCTGGACGAGGTCTACGGCGGCCTCGAGTACACCCCCGGCGCGCGCACCATGATCCGCACGCTCAAGCGGCTGGGCTACCGGTTCGCGCTCGTCAGCGGCGGCTTCACCCAGATCATCGAGCGGATCGCCGCCGATCTGGACATCGACTACTTCGCGGCCAACGAGCTGGAGGTCCGCGACGGCGAGCTGACCGGCCGGGTCGTCGGGCGCGTCGTCGACCGCGCGGGCAAGGCCGACGCGCTGCGCTCCTTCGCGGGCCAGGCCGGCATCAACGTCCGCAACACCGTGGCCATCGGCGACGGCGCCAACGACCTGGACATGCTGGCCGCGGCCGGGCTGGGGATCGCGTTCAACGCGAAACCCCTCGTGCGCGACCAGGCGCAGACGTCCGTGAACGTGCCGTACCTCGACGCGATCGTCTACCTCATGGGCATCACGCGCGAGGAGGTCGAGGCGGCCGACGCCGCTGACGGGACCGCCTCGACCTGA
- a CDS encoding dodecin yields MSNRTYRVTEIVGTSPDGVSEAIDSGIARAAQTLRHLDWFEVVGIRGQIVDSEVEHYQVTMKLGFRLEDDE; encoded by the coding sequence ATGAGCAACCGCACCTACCGCGTCACCGAAATCGTCGGAACGTCCCCGGACGGGGTCAGCGAAGCCATCGACAGCGGCATCGCCCGCGCCGCCCAGACCCTGCGTCACCTCGACTGGTTCGAGGTCGTGGGGATCCGCGGGCAGATCGTCGACAGTGAGGTCGAGCACTACCAGGTCACCATGAAGCTGGGCTTCCGTCTCGAGGACGACGAGTAG
- a CDS encoding DUF3099 domain-containing protein, with product MARGDSEEVHSITSAREPHSAQVDHRERNYLISMAIRVACFLSFVAVDHWIRWVLLLGAVVLPYIAVVIGNSAIRNPGDGPSPFGVDRKELDG from the coding sequence ATGGCACGCGGCGACTCCGAAGAGGTCCACTCGATCACGAGTGCGCGCGAGCCCCACAGCGCCCAGGTCGACCACCGCGAGCGCAACTACCTCATCTCGATGGCCATCCGCGTGGCGTGCTTCCTGTCCTTCGTGGCCGTCGACCACTGGATCCGCTGGGTCCTGCTGCTCGGCGCGGTCGTCCTCCCGTACATCGCCGTTGTGATCGGCAACTCCGCCATCCGCAATCCGGGCGACGGCCCGTCCCCGTTCGGCGTGGACCGCAAGGAACTGGACGGCTAG
- a CDS encoding SURF1 family cytochrome oxidase biogenesis protein — MFRFLLSPRWIGLAVFVVAMATTSYVLGGWQYDRWEQRKADNAIVEANLDAEPAPVSDVLADGWNPDLEYRTVTATGTFDSSREVTVRFAHRDGQPGVQVITPLRLADGRVVLVDRGWIQGPRNGEAPEDVPPAPSGPITITGWLQPASTADTAATTPRDGQVRAVNGARWTEFLGAEPLPGYVALTEPKQEGLEGPVDPDLGTGPHLFYSMQWYFFMALALLGYVLFVRAELRERRTPTSETAAS, encoded by the coding sequence GTGTTCCGCTTCCTTCTGAGCCCGCGTTGGATCGGGCTGGCGGTCTTCGTCGTGGCCATGGCGACCACGTCGTACGTCCTCGGTGGGTGGCAGTACGACCGCTGGGAGCAGCGCAAGGCCGACAACGCCATCGTCGAGGCCAACCTCGACGCCGAGCCCGCTCCTGTCTCGGACGTGCTGGCCGACGGCTGGAACCCCGACCTCGAGTACCGCACGGTCACGGCCACCGGCACGTTCGACTCCTCGCGCGAGGTCACGGTGCGCTTCGCCCACCGCGACGGCCAGCCGGGCGTCCAGGTGATCACTCCCCTGCGACTCGCCGACGGCCGAGTCGTCCTGGTCGATCGCGGCTGGATCCAGGGCCCGCGCAACGGCGAGGCGCCCGAGGACGTCCCCCCGGCACCCAGCGGCCCCATCACGATCACGGGTTGGCTGCAGCCGGCCAGCACGGCCGACACGGCCGCGACGACACCGCGCGACGGCCAGGTCCGCGCCGTCAACGGCGCCCGCTGGACGGAGTTCCTCGGCGCCGAGCCCCTCCCTGGCTACGTCGCCCTGACCGAGCCGAAGCAGGAAGGCCTGGAAGGTCCGGTCGATCCCGACCTCGGCACCGGACCGCACCTGTTCTACTCGATGCAGTGGTACTTCTTCATGGCCCTCGCGCTGCTCGGCTATGTGCTCTTCGTCCGCGCCGAGCTGCGTGAGCGCCGCACCCCCACGAGCGAGACCGCCGCGAGTTAG